The Carassius carassius chromosome 37, fCarCar2.1, whole genome shotgun sequence genomic sequence ttattcttttaagtgTGGCAAAGTGGCTCTGATCCTACCCAGCCCTGTGCTAGTGTTTCTGACAACCAGAATTAGTAAGAAGCTCCTTTTTATCTTTCTCTCTGTTCTCCCCCGACTGCTGACTTAATCAATTAGTCAGACAATCTGTCAAGTAATCTGTTAGATCTGCAACCTTGTGTACAGAGTTTCATGATCGTAATGAAACAAGCTTCATTGAGTCAAGTTAATTTCAATCGGATGTTTGAAATGGACTTAAGAATGACATCAACTCAAAGGTTGCATACTTTAACCCACTATTGTGTAAATTGCAATCATTAAAAATTTGACATCAGGGATTTCAGTGACAggtgtttaaataattttcaggAAATTGGAAAATAATTTGTGGATACAAATAGAGCATAATGACAGATGATAACCTTTTTGTAGCACAGCTGCTTCTACCCAGTTTCAGCCCATATTTATAAACAAGTTTACAAGAAAATGTCCACAGAAAGATTCATTTgaaactttatacaatagaggTTAAGGTGAACTTTAGTTGTGTGGTGTCCTGTGTAATGATTCCTTTTTGTTTGTGGGTCAGTTTTGACTATTGCAGGTTTATAGAGCTAGACTACACACCCATGGAGTCAGGCATTATGGTCTCTATGAGACAGAGCAGAGGATTTCTGACACCAAAGTCCCCGGAACGCCACTGTCGGTCAGCACTCCATCATCCCTTCTGtcgcattctttttttctttctcttcttttcttcatttttctttGTTCTCTGTGTGGCATTCTGTCAGCATGGATTTCAACTCTTCAACCACAGCACAATGTCTAAAAATCTAACTTTATGATTTTACTGGTGGTTTAAAGCTCGAATTGCATATATGTGTCACAGTTGAAGAAGATTTCATGTCTGTGGTGTGCAAAGTGACCTCTCATTAGATGGCTCTGCTGTTAATTTCTGCTTGTTCAGCTGCCTGTTTGTTTCTCATAATTGATTCATGATGGAAATGTATCATGATTTGTCATCTGTGCCTCAGCACATAATTCAACTGTTTGTATTACGTTGCAATTTGTGCTTGCAGTTTTATGTGAGCTGGGTGTCTTTTCTTCTTTACATATAAAAGGTGTTCTCCCCTAGTTGACTAGTTGACTGTATGTATAGAGGCATGTTAATCAATTTGTACCATAAGTACACATGTTTGATTTTGTGTTTCATGGAATTGTACTTTTTGTCTGTTcatgttagtgtgtgtttgtgcattctGTTTATTCCTCATCCTGCGTCCTCCTAAGTGGCCTTGAAGGTGACACTCAGACAATGTGATTCTGTTATGCTACAGACGGAGTCAAGCACCTGTCAGTAACCGTGATCCCTATGGAAATGCCTCTCTCAGCAGCAGTAGCACTTCAGGGTCATGCAAGGGTAGTGATGGAAGCCCAACCCATAGGTGAGACACAACTCATCCATAGACCAGTGATGCATTTCTCCTTtctcttctttcttgtttgtttataTGTAGTATATACCACTTTTCTCATCCATATCAGGCGTCACATAAAATACACCTCCTGCAATGATAACCATGGTATCCGGCCCCCTCCACCTGAGCAATACCTTACCCCACTGCAACAGAAAGAGGTGTGTATCAGACACCTCAGAGCACGGCTCAAAGAAACCATCGAAAGACTGCAGAACAGGTAAAGCATGAATCATTTATAAAATGAGGGCCGTGATTTCTAGACCGCGTAACAATTATCTATCAAGTAATATTAACTGCTGAATATTAGCATTTAGACTGTGTAATTTGTCATTTATTTCCTTCTGTTTTTAaggaatataatttaaatatttataactttTCTAAACTGTTTATTTTAAAGGCAGCCTCCATTTGTCTAATAGCAAGGAAATTGTAATTTGCTTttaaagctattttgtgtaatgcTCTGAAGAGAGCTATTGGTCAGCATTTACATTTATCACAATGGCAGTTGTTTGCCTGTTCCTGTACATGTTTGCCTTCTCCCACTGATCAAACGAATAGAAGATCTTTCCCCAAACTCAGACAGCTGTTGAAACCATTGTGTTACTATGTTGGGCAGCTCTAACTTAAACTGTCACCATGTTCAAGGAAAGTAAAATTTTCAAAGAACGTAAACTATCAGTCAATGCTATTTAGTTGGCAAATCACACAGTACTGGGATAGAAACAAGAAACAATATTTCAAACAGCAGTTTTAATTTTGGTCTTTCACCCACCAGTCACTTTTTGACATTCCTTCCTTGCTTCATCTTTTGACATCCTCTGTCTGTTTTCCCCTCCTTCTTTAGGGACACTAAGATTGATGAGTTGCGCACTCAGCTGTCTCGTATGCAAGAGGATTGGATTGAAGAGGAGTGCCACCGCGTGGAGGCCCAGCTGGCTCTGAAAGAGGCTCGCAGGGAGATCCAGCAGCTTAAGCAGGTTGTTGATGTTGTAAGATCCAGTCTGGGAGACACCGACACTGGAGTGCAAAAGTGCTTCCAAGACATAAACCTCCAGAACCACAAGCTGGAGTCTTTATTGCAGAGCATGGAGCTGGCTCAGATCGGGACCCCCAAAACAGGAGAAACCCTGGCAGGTGGAGGGGTGGTGGGGGCAGGGCTGGAGGTCAGCGAGGGCCTGGTGGAGTCTTCCGAAGGCTCCCCAGCTCGCTCGCTTACCCGCAGCTCTACCTACACCAAGCTAAGTGACCAGACTGGCCAGGAACATGGCGGCAATGAAAATGGGTGTGACATTCCATGTTTGTCAGGTGAGGGCACGCAGGACAGTGGGTTTGTTTGTTGTGGAGAAAGTGGAAGAGGAGCAAGCAGGGCAGACCTGCTCCTGGAGGCTGCGTTTTTGTCTCAAGAAACAGCCTCGCTGCTCAATGCGTACTCCCACCTGCCACACTCCTCCACCTATGAGGCACTGAGTATCAGCGAGCCGAGAGCTGTGCCACTCCGCTGCAGTGGGATCGGGATGGGGACCACTGTTAGTGCTAGTCATCCATGTTTGTCACATCATCACCTATACCTGCATCACCTACGTGAGCAAGGCATTCAAACTGACTACGACCATGCACCTGCTTCGGCCCCTGCCCATGGTCCCAGTACATCCTTTAACTGTGATCTGGACACTATTGCTGAGCGCACCTTCCGCTCCCAGGCATGCAGTCCAACCTCTACCTGGATGTCTGATGAGGGAGATGATCTGGAGTCGGTAGCCACAGAATCAGCCATTACAGCAACAGTTGCAACAGCTTCTGTTGTCACAGACTTTTCCAACAAGTCTGCACCAGCTGTTTCAATGGAGCCTTGGGCACCAAATGCGTCTGTTACAAAAGGACCTGCAAATTTAGTGTTGGAGTCCTCTGTCAAGGAGACAACTGTTTCAGAGCTCCTTACAGTCTTACCAACCACCACAACAGCTTTGACCACAGAGACCATTGGATCCCAAGTAACCAACTCTGTTCAACCTCAACCTGTAACAGACCCTTTGCCAAACCCTTGCAACTCCCCTAGCTCCGTACAGCCATTGATTGAGACTGAAGGAGAGCCCCTTCCACAGACCACTCAGCCTCGTGGTATACTAACAGACGCTGAGGATGAAGGGGATCATGTCATAAATATAGGTGCAGAAGATGAAGATGAGGTGGACGAGAGTGCTACGAACACAGAGTCCAAGTCGTCTGGCTGTGGTTTACCGGCAAAGAACTACTGGAGCCGGCACTTCCTAGTGGATTTGCTTGCAGTGGTCGTGCCAGTGGTCCCCACAGTGGCGTGGCTCTGTCGGGGTCCACACCGCGTTGGTCAGCCAATGTACCATATTGGTTCTCTCATGCGAGGTTGCTGCACCGTGGCGCTCCATTCCCTGCGTCGAGGAGGAGGCCTTCGGCACTACCCCGCAGGAGGAGGTGGTTCAGGGGGAATGAGTATATAAGACCAGCTCTTCTCTCTGGAGAAGCATTGAAGCCAGTGATATCACTGTTCTTCTTTCATATGTGCAATTAGGGAATGGTTAACACATGTAAACTGAATTGAGGCAACAAGGATAGTGTCTGAGCACAGCACCTTAATGCTGTGGTTCTCTATGGTCTATATCCAAGACAAGATAAGAACGAGGAAGGGGAATCACTAGCATGTATTTACACCTACAAATGAGATGCTCATGAAGTTCAGGACTTCAAATGGGCTTTCACCTTTTTCCACAACTACTACACTGAGTAAAGAGGCGAGATGATGTGTTCTGAATGATGGACTGACATGATGACAGTGACTCAGCTTTGTGACTGACACTAAAAGAACCCCTTTAATATGATTGTATTCCCCCCATTTAGAGACACAATAAGTGATGGGAAGAAACTTGTCCTTTTGTGCGTCCCTCTTACTGTCACCGTTGAGGGTGTGTGTCATATGTGTTTGCATTGATTTTTCTGAGTGAATGTTGTGTTAATGTACAGTGCAGCCAAAGTACCTGGATTAATAATGGCCATCATTGTTGTAGCCGTGATTGCAGTAGTTAGCTGTCCCATTACTTATGCCTGTGTGGCATAAGAGCAGAACATCCTTTCCCCTTAAGGAGGCAGGTAAGCGCC encodes the following:
- the LOC132118037 gene encoding syntaphilin-like isoform X2, encoding MSSPSNKRSGSGSRKFNLLKALQPKRHLQQMLSSSTASPVFDYCRFIELDYTPMESGIMVSMRQSRGFLTPKSPERHCRRSQAPVSNRDPYGNASLSSSSTSGSCKGSDGSPTHRRHIKYTSCNDNHGIRPPPPEQYLTPLQQKEVCIRHLRARLKETIERLQNRDTKIDELRTQLSRMQEDWIEEECHRVEAQLALKEARREIQQLKQVVDVVRSSLGDTDTGVQKCFQDINLQNHKLESLLQSMELAQIGTPKTGETLAGGGVVGAGLEVSEGLVESSEGSPARSLTRSSTYTKLSDQTGQEHGGNENGCDIPCLSGEGTQDSGFVCCGESGRGASRADLLLEAAFLSQETASLLNAYSHLPHSSTYEALSISEPRAVPLRCSGIGMGTTVSASHPCLSHHHLYLHHLREQGIQTDYDHAPASAPAHGPSTSFNCDLDTIAERTFRSQACSPTSTWMSDEGDDLESVATESAITATVATASVVTDFSNKSAPAVSMEPWAPNASVTKGPANLVLESSVKETTVSELLTVLPTTTTALTTETIGSQVTNSVQPQPVTDPLPNPCNSPSSVQPLIETEGEPLPQTTQPRGILTDAEDEGDHVINIGAEDEDEVDESATNTESKSSGCGLPAKNYWSRHFLVDLLAVVVPVVPTVAWLCRGPHRVGQPMYHIGSLMRGCCTVALHSLRRGGGLRHYPAGGGGSGGMSI
- the LOC132118037 gene encoding syntaphilin-like isoform X1 — encoded protein: MHFNGNIAVEPSSVPLSHLCFLRFNLLKALQPKRHLQQMLSSSTASPVFDYCRFIELDYTPMESGIMVSMRQSRGFLTPKSPERHCRRSQAPVSNRDPYGNASLSSSSTSGSCKGSDGSPTHRRHIKYTSCNDNHGIRPPPPEQYLTPLQQKEVCIRHLRARLKETIERLQNRDTKIDELRTQLSRMQEDWIEEECHRVEAQLALKEARREIQQLKQVVDVVRSSLGDTDTGVQKCFQDINLQNHKLESLLQSMELAQIGTPKTGETLAGGGVVGAGLEVSEGLVESSEGSPARSLTRSSTYTKLSDQTGQEHGGNENGCDIPCLSGEGTQDSGFVCCGESGRGASRADLLLEAAFLSQETASLLNAYSHLPHSSTYEALSISEPRAVPLRCSGIGMGTTVSASHPCLSHHHLYLHHLREQGIQTDYDHAPASAPAHGPSTSFNCDLDTIAERTFRSQACSPTSTWMSDEGDDLESVATESAITATVATASVVTDFSNKSAPAVSMEPWAPNASVTKGPANLVLESSVKETTVSELLTVLPTTTTALTTETIGSQVTNSVQPQPVTDPLPNPCNSPSSVQPLIETEGEPLPQTTQPRGILTDAEDEGDHVINIGAEDEDEVDESATNTESKSSGCGLPAKNYWSRHFLVDLLAVVVPVVPTVAWLCRGPHRVGQPMYHIGSLMRGCCTVALHSLRRGGGLRHYPAGGGGSGGMSI
- the LOC132118037 gene encoding syntaphilin-like isoform X3, which encodes MSSPSNKRSGSGSRNFDYCRFIELDYTPMESGIMVSMRQSRGFLTPKSPERHCRRSQAPVSNRDPYGNASLSSSSTSGSCKGSDGSPTHRRHIKYTSCNDNHGIRPPPPEQYLTPLQQKEVCIRHLRARLKETIERLQNRDTKIDELRTQLSRMQEDWIEEECHRVEAQLALKEARREIQQLKQVVDVVRSSLGDTDTGVQKCFQDINLQNHKLESLLQSMELAQIGTPKTGETLAGGGVVGAGLEVSEGLVESSEGSPARSLTRSSTYTKLSDQTGQEHGGNENGCDIPCLSGEGTQDSGFVCCGESGRGASRADLLLEAAFLSQETASLLNAYSHLPHSSTYEALSISEPRAVPLRCSGIGMGTTVSASHPCLSHHHLYLHHLREQGIQTDYDHAPASAPAHGPSTSFNCDLDTIAERTFRSQACSPTSTWMSDEGDDLESVATESAITATVATASVVTDFSNKSAPAVSMEPWAPNASVTKGPANLVLESSVKETTVSELLTVLPTTTTALTTETIGSQVTNSVQPQPVTDPLPNPCNSPSSVQPLIETEGEPLPQTTQPRGILTDAEDEGDHVINIGAEDEDEVDESATNTESKSSGCGLPAKNYWSRHFLVDLLAVVVPVVPTVAWLCRGPHRVGQPMYHIGSLMRGCCTVALHSLRRGGGLRHYPAGGGGSGGMSI
- the LOC132118037 gene encoding syntaphilin-like isoform X5, with the protein product MSSPSNKRSGSGSRKFNLLKALQPKRHLQQMLSSSTASPVRSQAPVSNRDPYGNASLSSSSTSGSCKGSDGSPTHRRHIKYTSCNDNHGIRPPPPEQYLTPLQQKEVCIRHLRARLKETIERLQNRDTKIDELRTQLSRMQEDWIEEECHRVEAQLALKEARREIQQLKQVVDVVRSSLGDTDTGVQKCFQDINLQNHKLESLLQSMELAQIGTPKTGETLAGGGVVGAGLEVSEGLVESSEGSPARSLTRSSTYTKLSDQTGQEHGGNENGCDIPCLSGEGTQDSGFVCCGESGRGASRADLLLEAAFLSQETASLLNAYSHLPHSSTYEALSISEPRAVPLRCSGIGMGTTVSASHPCLSHHHLYLHHLREQGIQTDYDHAPASAPAHGPSTSFNCDLDTIAERTFRSQACSPTSTWMSDEGDDLESVATESAITATVATASVVTDFSNKSAPAVSMEPWAPNASVTKGPANLVLESSVKETTVSELLTVLPTTTTALTTETIGSQVTNSVQPQPVTDPLPNPCNSPSSVQPLIETEGEPLPQTTQPRGILTDAEDEGDHVINIGAEDEDEVDESATNTESKSSGCGLPAKNYWSRHFLVDLLAVVVPVVPTVAWLCRGPHRVGQPMYHIGSLMRGCCTVALHSLRRGGGLRHYPAGGGGSGGMSI
- the LOC132118037 gene encoding syntaphilin-like isoform X6, with the translated sequence MSSPSNKRSGSGSRKRSQAPVSNRDPYGNASLSSSSTSGSCKGSDGSPTHRRHIKYTSCNDNHGIRPPPPEQYLTPLQQKEVCIRHLRARLKETIERLQNRDTKIDELRTQLSRMQEDWIEEECHRVEAQLALKEARREIQQLKQVVDVVRSSLGDTDTGVQKCFQDINLQNHKLESLLQSMELAQIGTPKTGETLAGGGVVGAGLEVSEGLVESSEGSPARSLTRSSTYTKLSDQTGQEHGGNENGCDIPCLSGEGTQDSGFVCCGESGRGASRADLLLEAAFLSQETASLLNAYSHLPHSSTYEALSISEPRAVPLRCSGIGMGTTVSASHPCLSHHHLYLHHLREQGIQTDYDHAPASAPAHGPSTSFNCDLDTIAERTFRSQACSPTSTWMSDEGDDLESVATESAITATVATASVVTDFSNKSAPAVSMEPWAPNASVTKGPANLVLESSVKETTVSELLTVLPTTTTALTTETIGSQVTNSVQPQPVTDPLPNPCNSPSSVQPLIETEGEPLPQTTQPRGILTDAEDEGDHVINIGAEDEDEVDESATNTESKSSGCGLPAKNYWSRHFLVDLLAVVVPVVPTVAWLCRGPHRVGQPMYHIGSLMRGCCTVALHSLRRGGGLRHYPAGGGGSGGMSI
- the LOC132118037 gene encoding syntaphilin-like isoform X4, whose amino-acid sequence is MHFNGNIAVEPSSVPLSHLCFLRFNLLKALQPKRHLQQMLSSSTASPVRSQAPVSNRDPYGNASLSSSSTSGSCKGSDGSPTHRRHIKYTSCNDNHGIRPPPPEQYLTPLQQKEVCIRHLRARLKETIERLQNRDTKIDELRTQLSRMQEDWIEEECHRVEAQLALKEARREIQQLKQVVDVVRSSLGDTDTGVQKCFQDINLQNHKLESLLQSMELAQIGTPKTGETLAGGGVVGAGLEVSEGLVESSEGSPARSLTRSSTYTKLSDQTGQEHGGNENGCDIPCLSGEGTQDSGFVCCGESGRGASRADLLLEAAFLSQETASLLNAYSHLPHSSTYEALSISEPRAVPLRCSGIGMGTTVSASHPCLSHHHLYLHHLREQGIQTDYDHAPASAPAHGPSTSFNCDLDTIAERTFRSQACSPTSTWMSDEGDDLESVATESAITATVATASVVTDFSNKSAPAVSMEPWAPNASVTKGPANLVLESSVKETTVSELLTVLPTTTTALTTETIGSQVTNSVQPQPVTDPLPNPCNSPSSVQPLIETEGEPLPQTTQPRGILTDAEDEGDHVINIGAEDEDEVDESATNTESKSSGCGLPAKNYWSRHFLVDLLAVVVPVVPTVAWLCRGPHRVGQPMYHIGSLMRGCCTVALHSLRRGGGLRHYPAGGGGSGGMSI